GGCGAATCCGGTTCCGGCAAGGAACTCGTGGCGCGCGCGCTGCACAAGCACAGCCCGCGCGCGGCGCAGCCCTTCATCGCCCTGAACACGGCGGCGATCCCGAAGGATTTGCTCGAGTCCGAACTGTTCGGCCATGAACGAGGCGCGTTTACGGGCGCGCAGACGACCCGCCGGGGCCGCTTCGAGCAGGCCGAGAACGGCACCCTGTTCCTCGATGAAATCGGCGACATGCCGTTCGACCTGCAGACGCGTTTGCTGCGCGTGCTGTCCGACGGCCATTTCTACCGCGTCGGCGGCCATCAGCCCATGAAGGCGAACGTGCGCGTCATTACCGCCACGCACCAGAACCTCGAGCAGCGCGTGCGCGACGGCCTGTTCCGTGAAGACTTGTATCACCGGCTGAACGTGATCCGCCTGCGCCTGCCCAGTTTGCGGGAGCGGCGCGAGGATATCCCCATTCTGGTGCGCCACTTCCTGGTGCAAAGCGCGCGCCAGCTGGGCGTGGAAGCCAAACGCATGAGCGAACCGACGATGCAGTTCCTCAGCAGCCTCGACTTGCCGGGCAATGTGCGCCAGCTGGAAAACCTGTGCAACTGGATCACCGTCATGGCGCCGGGCCAGACGGTGGAAATCAAGGACTTGCCGCTGGAATTGACGCAGGGGCAGGGCGATGGCGCCGCCACCGCCGCGGCGGGCGAGGCCGCGTCGCCAGCTGTTGCTCACCAGCAGGGCGGTCAGGTCTTCGAAGCGGCCGCGCCCGCCAACGGCGCGCCGCCGGGCTGGATCGGCTTGCTGGAATTGCAGGCGGCCGGCATGCTGGGCGCGGGACAGCAGGAAGTCATGGCCGTGCTGGGGCGGCAATTCGAATCGGCCCTGATCAAGACGGCGCTCAAGCATACGCACGGGCGCAAGAACGACGCCGCCGTGCGCCTGGGCATCGGCCGCAACACCATCACCCGCAAGATATCCGAACTGGGCATCGACGGCGCCAAGGACGATTGACGCCTTGCCGGACGGGGACTCTCCCGTCCGCTTTTTCTTGCGGTGTTCCTTGCACGCCACAACACCCACAGCAGGCGATAAGGTAAGCTGACGCCTGCCGGACTGTTTCGTCCGGTCTTCATTTGATTGTGGAACTGTATGCTTATAAACTGCGTGGCCTACCAGGATGGCAAAAAACTGGCCGACTTGCCGATCGACGATATCAGCGATTACGTCGAGCGCCCCGATTGCTTCGTCTGGGTGGCCCTGCTCGACGCCACGCCGGACGAGCTGAAACAGATGCAGCACGAGTTTTGCCTGCACGAACTGGCGGTGGAAGACGCGCAGCGGGGCCACCAGCGTCCGAAGATCGAGGAATATGGCGATTCCCTGTTTGCCGTGGTGAAAACCGTGGAAATGGTCGAGAACGAACTGGTACTGGGCGAAGTCGACATTTTCGTTGGCGCCAATTACGTGCTGTCGTCGCGCAGCAATAGCTCGCAAGGTTTCCTTGGCGTCCGTGCGCGCGCCGAGCGCGAACCGCATCTGCTGCGCCAGGGCTCGGCCTTCGTGCTGTACGCGCTGATGGACGCCGTCGTCGACCGTTACTTTCCCGTGCTCGACGCGCTGGAATCGGAGCTGGAATTGATCGAGGACCGCATCTTCGACCGTGGCACCGAGCGCGACAATATCGAACGGCTGTATCAATTGAAACGCAAGGTCATGGTCTTGCGCCACGTGGTGGCACCCCTGATGGAAGCGGTGGGCAAGCTGCACGGCGGGCGAGTGCCGCCGCTGTGCCACGATACCCAGGAGTATTTCCGCGACGTGCACGACCACCTGGCGCGCATCAACGGCACGCTCGACACCATCCGCGATACGATCAGCACGGCCATCCAGGTGAATCTGTCGATGGTGGCCATCGACGAGAGCGAAGTGAACAAGCAGTTGGCGGCCTGGGCGGCTATCTTTGCCGTGTTTACCGCATTTGCCGGCATCTGGGGCATGAACTTCAAGTTCATGCCGGAACTGGACTGGCATTATGGCTATCCGGCCGCCGTGGCAGTGATGAGCTGTGTCTGCGGTTATATGTATTACTTGTTCAAGCGTTCCGGCTGGCTATAAAAATTTCCTGCGTATCTGTATTATTAAACAATAGCCAGGGGTACAATCGCGGCAAGTCCCCTGACCAGGGCCTTTGCTGAGGATCGCCGCGCCGGCAGCTTTGCCTGCGCTTCCCGTGCTGCGCAGGAGCATTCATGAGTATTCCGTTGTTCGATGTGAATTCGCAAGAACCCCTGTTCGATCCCGAGCAGCGGCGCACCCTGGCGGAAGCGGCCCTGCGCTCGATCACCGCCTCGACGGCGCACGCCCGTGGCGACGACTTCCTGCGCATCCTCGTCAAGGACCTGGCCGAAGCGCTCGACGTGCACTATGTGATCGCCGGGCGGCTGGTGCGCATGGACGATGGCAGCGAAGGCATCCGCACCCTGGCCCTGTGGGGCGGCGATGACTACCAGCCGAATATCGAATACAGCCTGCAGCACACGCCTTGTCAGGACGTGACTTGCCAGAGCATGTGTTTTCACGGCAGCGATATCCAGCGTCGCTTTCCACTCGATACCCTCCTGGTCGACATGCATGCGGAAAGCTATGTCGGCATGCCGCTGATCGATACCGATGGCAAGACCCTGGGCATCCTGTCGGCCATCGACACGCGTCCCATCGATGAAAACAAGCGCTTGCTGGCCTTGCTGCTGCTGTCGATCTTCTCGGCGCGTGGCGCGGCCGAGCTGCAGCACCAGGAGCGCACCCAACAGCTGGAAGAAATCGTGCGCGTGCGCACCGAGTCGCTGCTGGCGGCGCAGGCCAATCTGATCGAGCAGGAACAGATGGCGGCCCTCGGCTCGCTGGTGGCGGGCGTGTCGCATGAAGTCAACACGCCCATCGGCGTGGCGCTGACAGCCGCGTCGAGCATGGGCAGCTATGCCGACCAGCTGGTGCAGCTGCTGGGCGGCGCCAAGGTCAGCCGCACCGAACTGATCGACATTGCCGAATCCCTGAAAGGCGCGGCGGCCTTGATCGAGCGCAACCTGGCGCGTGCCGCCGACCTGATCGGCAATTTCAAGCAGCTGGCCGTGGACCAGGTCAGCGAATACGTGGCGGACCTGGCGCTGCACGATTATGTGCACGGCCTGGTGTCGGCGCACAGCCCGGAACTGCGCAAGGCGGCGCTGGGTGTGGAACTCGATATCGCGCCCGATTGCCAGGTACGCCTGGCGGCCGGCAAGCTGTCGCAAATCCTCTCGAACCTGCTGATGAACAGCGCCCGCCATGGCTATCCGCAAGGCGGCCCGGGGCGCATCACGATCCGCGCGCGCATCGAGGAGGAGGGGGAAGACGCCGCCGGGCGCTGGCTGCTGCTGGACTTCTCCGATGACGGTATCGGCCTGGCGCCGGCCGTGCGCGAACACATGTTTGAACCGTTCTTCACCACCAAGCGGGGCCAGGGCGGCTCCGGCCTGGGCATGCACATCGTCTACACCATCGTGCAGCAACTGGGCGGCCAGGTGTGCGCGATCGACTGCACTCCCGGCTGTCATATACAAATCAGGCTGCCGCTGGCCAGCTGATGCCGCATGGCCTCGCGGCTAGCCGCGAGCGCGCCTTATCCCTTGTCGCCCCTGCTTTTCATATGTTGTATGTACGCCATACGCATGTTGAGTTCTGTTGACACTCATATTCTTGCCGTGATTCTATGTAGTTGTCTAGTTGACTTTTAGTTGCCTAGTTCCATTTCTGTACACGTGTCCCAGCGAACTTCACGGCGCCTGATCCGGTGCCGTGCGAGGCGTTTCCTTTAGATGAACGAGTGTAATCCGGGTAACAAATCCGGAGTCATATATAACCGTACAAATGAAAAAGGGTTCACCATGCTTAAAGAAACCGTCATCTCTCGTGCAGTTCGCATCGTCTGCGCCGGTGGTATGGCAGCGGCCTTGTCCGTTGCCTCGCAGTCTGCGGTAGCACAAGATGCGCAGGGCGCCGATGCGCAAATCCAGCGCGTTGAAGTCACCGGTTCGTCGATCAAGCGTATCGCTGCCGAAGGCGCCTTGCCGGTCACCGTGCTGACCGCCGAAGCCATCCGCACATCGGGCGCCACTTCGGTCACCGATCTGGTCAAGAAGCTCTCTTCCGCCCAGGGTGCCACGAGCGAAAGTTCCTCGGTTGGGGGAAGCACCTTCGGTTTCTCCGGTATTTCCGTGCATAACTTGGGGAGACGCGTACGCTCGTCTTGCTGAACGGCAAGCGCCTGGCCCAGTTCGGCGGCCAGACGCTGACGGGTTTCGCCGCTGGCTTCGACTTGAATTCGATCCCTATCTCGGCCATCGAGCGTGTGGAACTGCTGACCGATGGCGCCTCCGCCCTGTACGGTGCCGATGCGATCGCCGGCGTGGTCAACTTCATTACCAAGCACGATACGACGATCGGTGATGTGTCCATCGGCTACTCCGCACCAAAAAACGGTGCGCGTGAGAAACGCCTCAGCGCCACCAAGGGTTTTGGCAACCTGGACGAAGATGGCTACAACGTGGTGCTGACCTTTGGCCACGACGAGCGCGACAAGCTCGCTTCCGTCGACCGCAAGTTCGCCAGCACGGGCAAGGTGCAATTCTCGGCCAATGGCAAGCGCTATCAGAAGCAACAGTTTTCGGCCAGCCCGATTCCGGCCAATGCCACCGATGACAATGGCCAGCTGATCAGCCCTTACCAGAAGGCCAACGGCTCCTGCCCGGACAAGACGTTCCGCGTGATCGAACCGTATAACGACGGCAGCGGCCTGGTCGATGACTACTGCGGCTACGACTTCACCAAGGACCTGGAAATCTATCCGGAGCGCAAGCGTGACAACTTCATGGCATCGGGCACCTTCAAGATCGCCGGCCAGGAAGTGTATGCGGACGTATTGCTGTCACGCACGAAACAAACTTCGCGTATCGCCCCCGTGCCTGGGGCGATCGCTGTCGATGCAGGCACGCCGCTGCATGACAAGTATTTAGTGCCAGCTGGTATTACCGGCGACAGCACGGCTTTTTACCGGCTGTTCGACATGGGCCAGCGTACCTCGAAAGATACGGCCGATTTTGCCAGTGTGGTGGTCGGCACGCGCGGCATTCTGGCCGGTTGGGACTATAACGCTGCTTATAACTTTTCCGAAAGCCGCGTAAAAGGCAGTATTTCCGGCTATCCTGGTGCCATTGCTGTCAATAATCTCACATCGAGCGGCCTGCTCGATCCCTTCGTCGGCCCGGGCAAGCAGTCCACCGCGGCACAGGAAGCCATCAAGGCTGCCGCGTATACCGGTTACTGGGATGGCGGCACTTCGCGCCTGCAAACGATTAACCTGAATGGCTCGACGGAACTGCGCCGACTGCCTGGCGGCGCGATGATGCTGGGCATGGGAGTCAACATCAATCGCGAAGAATTCTCCGCGAAGCCAAGTCCGTTTGCGCAAGGCATCCTGGCCGACCCCGTGAAGGGCACCTTGTGCGGCGGCACGACAGGACTGGAGTGCGACCAGCGTTTCGGCGATGCGGCCAGCAGCCAGCCGTACAGCGCCAGCCGTACGTCGAAGGGCATTTTTGGCGAAGTCATCGCGCCTGTGCTGAAAGAGCTGGAATTGGGCGCGGCCTTGCGTTTCGATGAATTCTCGGACTTCGGCGGCGCCACCACGGCCAAGGCCAGTTTTAAATGGACGCCGGCACCCACCTTGCTGATCCGCGGCTCTGTCGGCAACGGTTTCCACGCACCGACAGTGCCGCAAGTCAACGCCCTGCAGCGCGGCTATGGTGTCACCAGCGAGAAGTACACGTGCACGCCGGCACTGCAGGCGATCGCCACGCGTCTGAATGCACAATGCCAGCCAGGCAATCGCCAGTACGACCAGCTGGCCGGCGGCAACCGCGAGTTGCAGCCTGAGAAATCGAAACAGGCGACCATCGGCTTCCGCTACGAGCCGATCAGCGCCATTACCCTGGGCGCCGACCTGTGGCATGTGCAGATCCGCGATTCCTTCGGTCAGTTGACCGAACAGCTGGTATTCGGCAATCCGTCCAACTTCCCGAAATCCTGGGGCGTCAACAAGGACGTGGGCACGGGTACCACCTACCTGGCCTTCCTGGCGGACAACCAGAATCTGGGCAAGTCGTTTGCCACCGGTGTCGATATCGATATCAGCGCCCGTTACCGTTCCGGCATTGGCCTGTTCACGTCGCAGCTGAACGCGACGCAAATGCTGCGCGAGGATGTGCAGCTGGAACGCGGCGGCAAGTATTATTCGGCGCTGGGCAACTTCGCCGATCTGGGGACGGTGACTTTCCGCACGCGCGGCCAGTGGACGAATACCCTGAAAACGGGCAACTGGGCCAACTCGCTGACGGTCAACTTCCTGTCCGGCTACAAGGACCAGGAAACGTCGGTCGATGTACTTGACGCTTCGGGCGCCGTGACGGGCCAGGAAAAGATCCGCATGCAGGTCGGTTTCTATTCGACGCTCGACTGGCAAACGGTGTGGACGCCAAGCAAGAGCTGGGTCCTCACCGCCGGCGTGCTGAACTTGACCGACAAGAGTCCGCCATTCGTGCCATCGACGTCCGGCGCGAACCGCGGCCAGCAATTCGGCTATGACGACCGCTATTACGATCCGCGCGGCCGTACCGGCTACCTGAATGCCTCGTACAAGTTTTAAAGAGCGGGAGCAGGCATAAAAAAAACCGGCACTGTGAACTCAGTGCCGGTTTTTTTTCGTCCCGCCTGCAGGCAGAGGCTGGCGTAGCTTAGCCGCGCGCCGCCATCGACAGCGCCACCGCCTCGGCCACCTTGATGCCATCGACGGCCGCCGACAGGATGCCACCCGCATAGCCGGCGCCTTCGCCTGCGGGGAAGAGGCCCCGTGTATTCAGGCTTTGCAGGTCGTCGTCGCGGCGCTTGATGCGGATCGGCGACGAGGTGCGCGTTTCAACACCCGTCAGCACGGCGTCGGCCTTGTAATAGCCCTTGATCTGCTTGTTGAACGCCGGGAAGGCTTCGCGCAGGGCCGTGATCGCGTATTCGGGCAAGGAGGGCGCCAAGTCCGTCAGATGCACTGCCGGCTTGTACGACGGTACCACGCTGCCGAATTCCGTCGAGGCGCGGCCAGCCACGAAGTCGCCGACCAATTGTCCAGGGGCATCGTAGTTGCCGCCGCCCAAGGCAAATGCGCGCTCCTCCAGCTCGCGCTGCAGGGCGATGCCGGCCAGCGGGTCGCCCGGGTAATCGGCCGGCGTGATGCCGACGACGATGGCGCTGTTGGCGTTGCGCTCGTTGCGCGAGTACTGGCTCATGCCGTTCGTCACCAGGCGGCCCGGTTCCGAGGCGGCGGCCACCACCGTGCCGCCCGGGCACATGCAGAAGCTGTAGACGGAGCGGCCATTGCTGGCGTGATGCACGAGCTTGTAGTCGGCCGCGCCCAGGATAGGGTGGCCGGCGCTGGGGCCGAAGCGGCAGCTGTCGATCAACGATTGCGGGTGTTCCACGCGGAAGCCGATGGAGAACGGTTTCGCTTCGATGTACACGCCGCGGCGGTGCAGCATCTCGAAGGTGTCGCGCGCGCTGTGGCCGATGGCCAGCACGACGTGGTTGCTGGCGATGGTTTCGCCATTGTCCAGCACCACGCCGCGCACCTGGCCGCCATCGCTGCCCGGCTCGATGTCGAGATCGACCACTTTGCTGCTGAAGCGGTATTCGCCGCCCAGCCGTTCGATATTCGCGCGCATTTCTTCCACCATCTTGACCAGGCGGAAGGTGCCGATGTGCGGCTTGCTCACGTACATGATTTCTTCGGGCGCGCCGGCCTTGACGAATTCCGTCAGCACCTTGCGGCCGTAGTGCTTGGGATCCTTGATCTGGCTGTACAGTTTGCCGTCCGAGAAGGTGCCGGCGCCGCCTTCGCCGAACTGCACGTTCGATTCCGGGTTCAGTTCGCGCTTGCGCCAGAAACCGAAGGTGTCGACCGTGCGCTCGCGCACCTGCTTGCCCCGTTCCAGGATGAGGGGGCGCAAGCCCATCTGTGCCAGGATCAGCGCCACGAACAGGCCGCAGGGGCCCGTGCCGATGACGATGGGGCGCGGTTCATTGGTATGGCCGGCCAGCTGTTCGCCGCCGGCGACGAATTTATAGTCGGTATCGGGCGCAGGCATCAGGTGGATATCGTGGCCCAGGCGCGCCAGCACGGCCGCTTCATTCTTGACGTCCACGTGCAGCGAGTAAATCAACACCACGGCGCTGCGCTTGCGCGCGTCATAGCTGCGCTTGAAGACGGTAAAGCCGAGCAGCTCATCCGCGGCAATGCCGAGGCGCGCCAGAATGGCGGCGGGCAGGGCCGCTTCGTCGTGTTCGAGGGGGAGTTTTACTTCGTTGAGTCGCAACATGGTGTGTATTTTTAAAAATTGCCGGGCTCCGTATCTAGCGGAGAGTGTGCGGTGCCGCGTGACGGCATCCGGGCGCTATTTTACCTCCACATCGTTTACTGCTTCGTTTATCCGGACTTTTTTTTGGGGTGTAACAGGCGGCAGTACCGTCTGTTCGCATGGTCGCCACCGTGCCGTGGCGCGATATGGCGGCGTTTCCTGGCTGCTACAAACTGGTGCAAAATCGGCGCGTTGCTGGTGCATCCGCCGCCCCTTGTTGGGGCGTGCAAATCGGGGCCAAATTTTCCCCGTAATTTGTGTTGCTTTTTTGTTGTGGCTGCTTGATTTTGTTGACGCCTTGCCATTGCGTGTGATTTGATAGTGTTTTGTTTCTTGCAGGTGCAATTCTGTATCTTTGCTTCGTACGCATTGAAGGAAATGAGCAGCGCTGCCTCTTGCCGCTGTCGCGTCCTCAATGGAATGCGGGATTTATTTTTGAGATAATGACAGGAGATATGGAACTGTCCTGAAAAAATATGATTGATTTATTGCGGGATGGATGTGCAATATATCCGACCTCGTCCCGTAAAATAATTTCGTCTTGCGCGTCATTTATTTTCCGGGCTTTTTATATTCATATTTTTTAGAAACAACTCTTCCTGCAGCATTCTGATGCCATTGGTGCAAAGCCACTGTTTGCAGGCATTCCAAGTAAATTTGATTATCGTCCGCGAGTGTTTTCATTCAGCCTGGATGCGCTTCTGCTCGTCTATTTTTTGTATAAATTGAAGTGTTGCGCCAACAGAACAGTTTTTCTAATTTTATTGACCAGTCCGTTTCAATATGTTCCGATGTGTCATTCTGTTTATTTTGCGTATGCAAAGTGGATCGAGAGGATGCCTTGTATGAAGGGATTACAAGGTGATGAGAGTAAAAAGCGTTCAAAAACGCATAAGTGTGAGTGATAAACTCCTTTACCAAAGCAGTAATACTGCGCTCATAAATAAATAGGGAATGACATGTTGAGAAAAACTGTAATAGCACGTGCATTAACGATCGCTTTCAGCGCATCGGTATTGAGCGCTGCGATTGTTCCAACGGTAATGGCACAGTCGAATGCCACGGGCAATATCATCGGCAAGATCGCGCCGGATGCCAGCGCATCGGTGCAGATCGTCGGTGCTGACAATGGCTTCAAACGGACCATTTCGCCCGATGCAAGCGGTACTTTCCGCATCACCTCCCTGCCAGTTGGCAACTACAAGGTGACCCTGCTGAAAGGCTCTTCCGTCGTCAGCTCGCAGGATGTGGAAGTGCGCATCGGCCAGGAAAGCGAAGTGGCGCTGCAGCAAGTGCAAACCGTGAACGTGACGAGCCGCCGCCGCGCGATCGATGTCACCAGTTCCAACTCCGGTTCTTCCTTCAATTCGCGCGAACTGGCTACCCTGCCATTGGCGCCTACGGTTGCCAACATCGTGCAATTGGCTGGCGGCACCACGCGCGCCGACTCGCGCTACGGCAACAACGCCGCCAGCTTCGGCGGCTCCAGCGCGTCGGAAAATGCGGCGTACATCAACGGTTTCCCCGTCACCAACAGCCTGTATCAGGTTGGTTACTCTTCCCTGCCTTTCGGCTCGATTGCTGAAGCGCAAATCATCACCGGCGGCTACGGCGCCGAATTCGGACGTTCGACGGGTGGCGTGGTCAACATCACCACCAAGAGCGGTACGAATAACTGGGAATTCGGCGCCGGCTTTACCTACGCGCCTGATTCGCTGCGCGGCAAAGCCAAGAACATCATGTTCCCGAATACGGGTGCCAATCCCAAGACGGATGGCAAGATCTACAACTACCGCGAAGGCGACAAGCTGACCGAGAAGGTCTATAACGCCTATGTCAGCGGCCCGCTGATCAAGGACAAGCTGTTCATCTATCTGGGTGGCGAATTTACCAAGATGGACCGCGAAACGGCGCGTCTGGCATCGACCAGCCAAGTGAACAACCAGACCGGCTGGCTGGTGCAGAAATCCGATGTGCCGCGTTATATCGCCAAGATCGACTGGAATATCACCGACAACAACCGCCTCGAATACACGCACATTTCGGACGAGTCGAATGTCAACGATCAATACTACGGCTTCAACTACGACACCAAGCAGCGCGGCTATGTGCAGAACGGCGGCGCCAGATTCAAGAACTATTCGGCAGGCGTGCTGTTCCTCAACGCCACCGGTGCCGCGCTGGCGGCAGCCCAGGGCTCGAACATCGACATCCTCAAGCTGACCAGCTATGTGACCGACGATCTGACCGTGCAAGCCCTGGTTGGCCAGGCGAAGACGCAACGCGAGCAAAATCCGTTCGGCTACATTCCAGGCTTGCGTCCAATCGTCGTTAGTTCTCCAGAGTTTAAGGTACCAGGCCTGAATTATTCGCCTAGCCAAGTGCAGGGTTTCAGCTCGGCCCTGCTGCGCGACGGCGCGCAAGACACCAACCGCGGTTATCGCCTGGATCTGGAATACAAACTGGCCAAGCAGCATACGATACGCGGCGGTCTTGACCACAACAAGATCAATGCCCTGAACGGTACGGAAGCGGCTGGCGGCGGTACCTGGACGTATCTGAAAACCGATCCGAACACCGTATTGTCTGGCCACAATATCTCGCCGGCAGCTGGCGGCGGTTATGGCACCCAAGGTTACTACGTGCGTGAAAACCTGCAGCGCGGCGGCTCCACCCCGACCGTCGAGCAGTCGGCGCAATACATCGAGGATCGCTATCAGGCCACCGAAAACCTGGTCGTGACCCTGGGCTTGCGCAATGAGTCGTTCAAGAACATGAACGGTATCGGCGAAACCTTCGTGGAACAGAAAAACATGCTGGCACCGCGTTTGAATGCGGCCTGGAATGTGTATGGCGACGGTTCCCTGAAAGTCTTCGGTACGGCTGGCCGCTACTTCATGCAATTGCCGGCCAACATGGCCGTACGTTTTGCCGGCGCTTCGCTGAACACCGACCGCTTCTACACCTACACGGGCGTCAACCCGACCACGGGCGCACCGCTGGGCTTGAACCCGATCAGCAATGTCGTGTCGGCTAACAATGAATTTGGCCAGGAAAAACGCGCCAATGAGCTGGCTTCGACCAACTTGAAGGCCCACTTCCAGGACGAGATCAACCTGGGCTTCGAGAAGGCGCTGACGCCTGACTTCAACGGCGGTATCAAGTTCACCTATCGCAAGCTGAAAAACACGATCGATGACTACTCGGATCCACGCGCCATTTCGGCCAAGCTGACAGGCGCTGAAAAAGAGTACTTCGACGATCATGGCTGGAACGGCGCCCTGTTCAATCCAGGCAAGGACAACACCTTCATGATCCCGGTGGGACCAAACGGTGCACAGCGCGCGGTGACGATTACGGCTGCCGATGCCGGCTTCCCGGAAAAAGCCAAGCGTACCTATACGGCGCTGGAATTCATGCTCGAACATCCGATGCGCAATGGCTGGTACGGCAAGATGAACTACACCTGGTCGCGCAGCGAAGGCAATCAGGAAGGTCAGACCAAGTCGGATAACGGCCAGGCCGACGTGGGCTTCAGCTCGGGATGGGACTTCCCTGAGACGATGATCAACGGCAGCGGCTTGTTGCCGAACAACCGTACGCACCAGTTGAAAACCTATGGCTACTATGAGTTCACGAGCCAGTTCGGCGTCGGTGGCAACTTGCTGGTGGCAACGGGCCGTCCTATGTCGCGTACTTGCAATATCCCAGCGTCCATGGATCAACAGGGCTTGGGCTTGTCGCAATACGGTTCGATCTTCTTCCTGTGCCCAACCGGCCCGAACGGCCGTGGCGCTTACGGCACGCTGCCAACGGAAATGCGCCTGGACTTGAACTTCATCTACAAGCCAGAGCAGATCAAGGGCATCGTGTTTAAAGTCGACGTGCTGAACGCAACCAACCGTCAAGTGGCGCAATCGATCGACGAGGCTTACAACACCAGCGCCGCTGGTACTGCCGTCAGCACGACCGCCGGCATGGTCAACTCCTACTCGAGCCCGCGCACCGTGCGCTTGTCGGCCCAGTACAGCCACAAGTTCTGATGTGATTCCCTCCTTGCCGGTTGACAGTCGTCAGCCGGCGGAGACGGGGATGCACGGACGGACGGATACAGCAAAGGCATCATCAGTCATGCCAGTAAAATGCCCCGCAAGCTGCAAAGCTTGCGGGGCATTTGTTTTGGCGGCACGCTCGGTGCCTGATCGTCGTACGCTGGCTTACATCCCGCCCCACAAGGCGCCCAAGGTGGCCAGCGCCGTCAGGCCCGCCGTTTCCGTGCGCAGGATGCGCGGCCCCATAGCCAGGCCGATGGCGCCGACGGCCAGGGCCGCCTTTTCTTCCGCTTCCGAAAATCCCCCTTCCGGCCCCACCATCACGGTGATCGCCTGCGGCGGCTGGTGACGCGCCCAGTCGGCCAGCGACTGCTCCGCACGCGGCGTCAGGATGATGCGTTTATGTAAATCCTGCTGGCTGCTCCAGCTATTAAAATCTTGTAATGGCGCCAGCTGCGCCAGGCGGTTGCGCCCGCATTGTTCCGATGCGGACACGATGATCGCTTGCCAATGGGCCAGTTTTTTCTCCGCCCGCTCGGCGGACAGGCGCACGACGCAGCGTTGCGCCGCCAGCGGCACGATGCCGGCCGCGCCCAGTTCGATGGCTTTTTCGATGATCCAGTCCATTTTGGACGCTTCCGGCAGCGCTTGTGCCAGGGTCACGGCGTAGGGCAGTTCCGCTTCGCGCGCCGTGTGGGACTTCAGTTCGGCGCTGGCGCGTTTTTTCTCGACGTTGCACAAGACAGCCGTGTACTCGCCGCCCTCGCCGTTGAAGACGG
This window of the Janthinobacterium agaricidamnosum genome carries:
- the ntrC gene encoding nitrogen regulation protein NR(I); this translates as MKPIWIVDDDESIRWVLEKALARENLATKSFANARDAIAALEFDTPQVLVSDIRMPGASGLELLQTVKSRFPGLPVIIITAFSDLDSAVAAFQGGAFEYLAKPFDIDKAVELIRRALEESLRETSVESGPSETPEILGQAPAMQEVFRAIGRLSQSNVTVLITGESGSGKELVARALHKHSPRAAQPFIALNTAAIPKDLLESELFGHERGAFTGAQTTRRGRFEQAENGTLFLDEIGDMPFDLQTRLLRVLSDGHFYRVGGHQPMKANVRVITATHQNLEQRVRDGLFREDLYHRLNVIRLRLPSLRERREDIPILVRHFLVQSARQLGVEAKRMSEPTMQFLSSLDLPGNVRQLENLCNWITVMAPGQTVEIKDLPLELTQGQGDGAATAAAGEAASPAVAHQQGGQVFEAAAPANGAPPGWIGLLELQAAGMLGAGQQEVMAVLGRQFESALIKTALKHTHGRKNDAAVRLGIGRNTITRKISELGIDGAKDD
- the corA gene encoding magnesium/cobalt transporter CorA gives rise to the protein MLINCVAYQDGKKLADLPIDDISDYVERPDCFVWVALLDATPDELKQMQHEFCLHELAVEDAQRGHQRPKIEEYGDSLFAVVKTVEMVENELVLGEVDIFVGANYVLSSRSNSSQGFLGVRARAEREPHLLRQGSAFVLYALMDAVVDRYFPVLDALESELELIEDRIFDRGTERDNIERLYQLKRKVMVLRHVVAPLMEAVGKLHGGRVPPLCHDTQEYFRDVHDHLARINGTLDTIRDTISTAIQVNLSMVAIDESEVNKQLAAWAAIFAVFTAFAGIWGMNFKFMPELDWHYGYPAAVAVMSCVCGYMYYLFKRSGWL
- a CDS encoding ATP-binding protein yields the protein MSIPLFDVNSQEPLFDPEQRRTLAEAALRSITASTAHARGDDFLRILVKDLAEALDVHYVIAGRLVRMDDGSEGIRTLALWGGDDYQPNIEYSLQHTPCQDVTCQSMCFHGSDIQRRFPLDTLLVDMHAESYVGMPLIDTDGKTLGILSAIDTRPIDENKRLLALLLLSIFSARGAAELQHQERTQQLEEIVRVRTESLLAAQANLIEQEQMAALGSLVAGVSHEVNTPIGVALTAASSMGSYADQLVQLLGGAKVSRTELIDIAESLKGAAALIERNLARAADLIGNFKQLAVDQVSEYVADLALHDYVHGLVSAHSPELRKAALGVELDIAPDCQVRLAAGKLSQILSNLLMNSARHGYPQGGPGRITIRARIEEEGEDAAGRWLLLDFSDDGIGLAPAVREHMFEPFFTTKRGQGGSGLGMHIVYTIVQQLGGQVCAIDCTPGCHIQIRLPLAS
- a CDS encoding TonB-dependent receptor plug domain-containing protein; this encodes MLKETVISRAVRIVCAGGMAAALSVASQSAVAQDAQGADAQIQRVEVTGSSIKRIAAEGALPVTVLTAEAIRTSGATSVTDLVKKLSSAQGATSESSSVGGSTFGFSGISVHNLGRRVRSSC
- a CDS encoding TonB-dependent receptor domain-containing protein is translated as MLNGKRLAQFGGQTLTGFAAGFDLNSIPISAIERVELLTDGASALYGADAIAGVVNFITKHDTTIGDVSIGYSAPKNGAREKRLSATKGFGNLDEDGYNVVLTFGHDERDKLASVDRKFASTGKVQFSANGKRYQKQQFSASPIPANATDDNGQLISPYQKANGSCPDKTFRVIEPYNDGSGLVDDYCGYDFTKDLEIYPERKRDNFMASGTFKIAGQEVYADVLLSRTKQTSRIAPVPGAIAVDAGTPLHDKYLVPAGITGDSTAFYRLFDMGQRTSKDTADFASVVVGTRGILAGWDYNAAYNFSESRVKGSISGYPGAIAVNNLTSSGLLDPFVGPGKQSTAAQEAIKAAAYTGYWDGGTSRLQTINLNGSTELRRLPGGAMMLGMGVNINREEFSAKPSPFAQGILADPVKGTLCGGTTGLECDQRFGDAASSQPYSASRTSKGIFGEVIAPVLKELELGAALRFDEFSDFGGATTAKASFKWTPAPTLLIRGSVGNGFHAPTVPQVNALQRGYGVTSEKYTCTPALQAIATRLNAQCQPGNRQYDQLAGGNRELQPEKSKQATIGFRYEPISAITLGADLWHVQIRDSFGQLTEQLVFGNPSNFPKSWGVNKDVGTGTTYLAFLADNQNLGKSFATGVDIDISARYRSGIGLFTSQLNATQMLREDVQLERGGKYYSALGNFADLGTVTFRTRGQWTNTLKTGNWANSLTVNFLSGYKDQETSVDVLDASGAVTGQEKIRMQVGFYSTLDWQTVWTPSKSWVLTAGVLNLTDKSPPFVPSTSGANRGQQFGYDDRYYDPRGRTGYLNASYKF